AGCAATTCTCCACATATGCCGATCGTATGGATTTCAAAACCTTCGATCTAGACCAAGATCCCATGGATCAAGGGTTCATTGAAGGTACCTATGATCTAGTTGTTGCATACGCAGTTCTACATGTAGCATCATCTCTTAGTGATGCTTTAAGGCGAGTCCGACGCCTACTGAAGCCTGGTGGCTTTCTTGTACTTGCCGAGGTCTTGGGAGATGGACCAATGGCTTTGGGCCTGATTTTTGGAGGATTTACTGGCTGGTGGGCAGGTCGAGAGGAAGGAAGACGATATTCGCCAACCGTTTCACTGGAGGCATGGCAGGAGGTCCTAGCCAATACCGGCTTCTCCGGCGTTGACACACACACTCCGCTCAAAGATCCTATCACATGGCCTATCAGTGTCATGGTCTCTCAAGCAGTTGACAATCAGGTTCAATTGCTCCGTGAGCCAGTCTCGTCAGCGGAGCTGGTACTGGAGGAATTGATCATCGTCACCGATCTCAACTTTCCATCCCATGATACCGTGCAACTCCTGAAGAAATTATTAGCTCCTCATACCAGACAACTTACTCACTTCAATTCCCTTGCTGAGATAGATGGCACGCCTTTGCCAGCTAAAGCCACCGTGCTTAATATGGCTCATCTGGAGATTCAACCATCCGAGAAGGCTTGGCGAGGGTTGCAGAACCTTTTAGGCACGGCTTCACATATGCTTTGGGTCACGAATGATTATTCAGGTGGGAATGCCTCATCTGGGTTGTCCATTGGTTTGGCTCGGTCTTTGCTACATGAAATGCCTCATTTGCGTCTGCAGATGGTTGATCTGAGTCAGAAAGCAGAGCCTGACACAGTGGCATCATTAATCGCAAATAATCTTCTGCGCCTGGCAAAAGATCATGCTGATGATGGGTTCTGGACCACGGAGCCTGAAATGGCTATCGATGCAATGAATAGGGTCCTGGTTCCACGTCTACAACCCCTGAGAACGGCCAACCACCGGTTGAACAgctggagaaggaagattATCACCCCAGTTCATGTGGATAAAGAAGAAACTGAATTGAAATGGCAAAATGATAACTTCATGCTGGTTGCGAAGGGTGCTCTACAATCTTATCAAGGCAGTTCTCGTGTCATACGCACCACACGATCGGTACTAGCAGCTCCATCTCCCCATAATGTGCCAGTATATCTTAACCAAGGCGTGGACATCCTTTCGGGAGAAGTGATCATCGCTGCTTCCGACACCTTGTCATCTATTTTGACTGTTCCAacatctctttcaattcctGTTGATCTTGAGACCTCCACCCACCCTCAATACCTAGATCTTCTGACTACCGACCTTTTAATCAAGACCGTTGTCGATAAAATCACCACCGGGAATCGTGTTTTGCTTTATGCCGGTGATTTTGCTGCTGCGGCTTACGAAAAGTTCTGGTCATATCACTTGCATGCAAAACAACTTCAGGTACACTATTTGACTGGAACGAAGGAGTTAGCCACCACCGCATTATGGCAATACTGTAATCCACAAGCTCCAAAACGACTTATTACATCAATTCTGCCCAAAGACATTGACGTTTTCATCAATCTCTCAGAAAGAAATTCTGCAGCCAAAATACTAGACTCTCTGCCTCTCCGTTGTCAGCAATTCACATTTTCTTCGGCGATTGCGGCTACATCTTCAATCCCTTCTCTTCAGCCAATACAAGACATGACTGCGCTGCTAACAAGCGCTCATGCTGCTGTTCAAAAGTATATCGAATTAGATTTTACCGTCCAGTTTCCGGAGTATAGCGTCGCGGAGCTACTCAACCACAAGCCGAAGGAGCTCTCCAGCATCCCAATCGTAAATTGGTCGTGTCCGACCCCGCTTCCCGCCAATTATCAATCGGTTGATACATCACAGCATATTCTGCGCCCCGATCGGACATACTGGCTTGTAGGATTGACAGGAGATCTGGGCCAGTCTCTCTGCGATTGGATGGTTGTGCGTGGTGCTCGAACAATTGTTCTTACCAGTCGACAAGTTCGCATGCCCACTGATTGGGTTCACAGACATCGGGACAACGGAGTCAATATTGTTCCTCTAGCAGGGTATGTAAATTCGCCGCTTCTTTCTAAAATTTGATACAAGAGCTAACTGTACTAGTGATGTCACCAAGGCGGCCTCTTTGAAAGAGATACACACCATCATCACAAACGAACATCCCCCTCTTGATGGCATAGCCAGCGGTGCAATGGTGATGCGCGAAAATTTCTTCCAAAAGACGACTGCGGAAGAATTCAGTCAGGTCGTCGAGCCCAAGGTGCGGGGTCTACAGAACCTAGATGATCTAGTTGGCGACCAATCGTTGCTATTTTTTATTGCCTTCTCTTCAGTTCTGGCAACACTAGGTAATCTCGGGCAAAGTGCCTACACCGCAGCCAACGTAGCATCCGAGGCACTAATTGTGCGCCGTCGACAGCGCAAACTGGCGGGCTCAGTGATCCAGATCTCCCGCATGACAGATGTTGGATATGTGAAACGCCAACGATCAACATACTCAACACAGGAAATGGAACGATTGGACGCTTACTGTCTGCCCATGGGTGAGCGACAGCTACACGCCTTATTCGCTGAAGGAATTTTGGCCGGTCAGCTGCAGCAGTGCAACTCCACGCCTGTTATCACAGCAGGAATTCCCAGAATCTCAATTGATAAAGCAGGGAATGCGGCTTGGATGAAGAATATTCGGTTCTCGAGCTATTGGGAGCAGGAACCATTGCACCAGGATGATCGAGTTGAAAAGAAAGCAGGCAATGTTCCGATTCGAATTCAATTATCAGAGTCTAAATCTACTGATGAAGCAGAAGTGATCGTCCGGGGTAAGTGGGCACCGTTTCTTCTGATTAGCAATTGTACTGATTCTTTCCTAGATGGTGTCACCACCAAAATCCGCACATgtctccatctcccatctGATCAACCTGTCGCGGAGCATGCAGCTCTGATCGACCTTGGGGTTGATTCGTTAGTTGCGGTTGACATCCGGGCATGGACGATGACCGAGCTGGGGACTGATATACCAGTTTTGAGGCTTCTGTCTGGAATGACTGTGGATGAGATTGTCAGTAATGTCTTGGAGGTTATTCAGACATCATAAAAGGATATAATTAGAAGTTTGGTCGGGCTCCGGGGTCATTGTAACCATCTGGTGTTCTCTAGACAATCATGTCTCTGATTTGTCTGATTTGTGGGCAGAGGCTTTGTAATTGTATCACTATAACTAGTTTAGAAAGACTACAAATGTTCTTTTGATGTTACTTCCCAGTGCTCTTTCAAAACACTGCTCAGAGAAGGCAATGATTTCACAAACATTAACACTTAACACTGTTGTCTTGAATCTTCAGCAGACTATGGTCAAGTTCAAAGCCTCATCGGAGGAGATCATTGAAGCAGCCACTTTTCATGTGTCAGATCAGAATTGAGGGGGTTTAATCAATGAGCATGTAACAAAGTTATTGAGGAAGTAAATGATTGCATAGATAGATTCACTCTGTAATATGGCTGATCGAgtgtttgatattttacAACTGTAAGAAGTTGATTCAGAAGAGACAATACAAATGCATATTAGGTTCGTATACTCACCGTAGTAGCTACTACCCCACCACCTAAATTGATCCATCACCAGAACCTTCCATTGATTGTCTAAATCGACGCAAAGCCTCGAACAATACTCGAACAATAAGCAAACACGTAGTTCTTACAAGTTCGTATCCATAATTACAGACATATTCCTGTAAACTTATACTTGAATCACCCTGTTTCtaactttcttttccagTCTAAAAGAAACTTCAGTTTGCCCATCATGGCAACCACCAAACAACGTCTCGCCCTCTCCATCATTGAtttcctctccacctccctcACCGACGGTACTCTTAATGAAGAAGAACGCGAATCCATCGAAATCGCCCAGAACTGTATTTCCGAGTCCTTCAAAGTCGACCCTACAGATGGCACTCCCAAAGATACGCAAAACCTCCTCCAGATCTACAGTGTCTACGAGAGCTTGAGAAAATCCCAAGCCGCCGCCGCTCCTCCCAAACCTGCCGATGAAAAGCCCACTGGCAAAGAAGCAACCgcagatgaaaagaaagaagctgAGGGCTTAAAGAGTCAAGGAAATGCAGCTATGGCCAAGAAAGATTACAAAAAGGCGATCGATTTGTATTCGCAAGCTTTAGCTGTTATCCCCGGCAACCCAATCTTCTTGAGCAATCGCGCAGCTGCCTACTCCGCATCTAAGGATCACGAATCTGCAAAGGCGGATGCCGAGGCCGCCGTTGATGCGGATCCTAAATATACTAAGGCATGGTCGAGGTTGGGACTTGCGAAGTTCGCATTGGGAGATGCAAGAGGTGCAATGGAGGCTTATGAGAATGGTATTGAGTatgaaggaaatggaggaTCAGATGCGATGAAGAAGGGATATGAGACTGCGAAGAAGAGAGTTCAGGAATTGGATGCTAcgggagaagatgatgaggttgCCGAGAGAGGCATGCCCGGTGCTGGTGCCGGTGCTGGTGGAATGCCAGATTTGGCTAGTTTGGCGGGCATGTTCGGTGGCGGAgctggaggtggtggaggtggaatgCCAGATTTGAGCTCTATCATGAGCAACCCAATGTTTGCGAGCATGGCTCAGAACCTCATGAGTAACCCAGATGCTTTGAACAATCTTATGAGCAACCCTAGAATACGCGAGATGGCCAATCAATTCGGTGCCGGTGGAGGCGGTGGTGCCGGGGGTAATGGAGGTGGAATGCCTGATCTTTCAAGCTTGATGAATGATCCTTCTATTGCTGAGATGTAAGTATTTCCTTCGCAGGCAATCATCCTCTTTTGATCTGACTCTAACATCATCAACAGGGCCAGAAACTTAGGTGGTGCAGGAAGAGGTGCAGGTGCTGGACGCGGTGCTCCTCAATAATCGATATTGCAATTAGTAGTTAACAGATTCCCTTGATGCGCAGTTGATTGTTTTGTCGGTCCCCTCGTTTTACAGCCCACGTGAGGAAATGAGTAGATACACACCACATATTCATTTCAGACAAATTTGACTTAATGAGTATGCAGTTTTTAACAATAAACAAGTGCGTTTCAAACGATGCAAGAGAATATGTGATTCCGTGtatgtttttgaatatatccTATATTTCTAGCCACGTAACCTAGTTTATACACAGGCTTATACCTAAGACTATGCCATCGGTCTtgtcaacaaaatcaatgaCAGGGTGCCGATAATCTTCCATGAAAAGCATCAAAAATCAGAACTTGAGAGATAAACGGGATTACGATGGCGAACACCCTTTAGGCACGAGGATCTCTTATACTACGCTGGAGTAATGAGCTGGAATGAATCCAATCCAGCAGATGATGGGTATATGGATAGTTTATGCTGTATAGTAATAGTAAGTAAGTCTTACTGTTTATGAGAGTGATGAGAGTTTATGAAGATTATACGAAAGGGAAGGATTGTAATTTGTAAACATGCTCTAGATAGCGAGAATCGAGCGAATATTTGCAAACGTTCTATgctattctatttcatttcatttcattctattgtattgtattgtagtGTATCTCCTATTTCAACTTTCATATTCGAACTACTATGCAATCTAGAAAGATATCACACCCGAGAAGAAAAGCCAAGTGGATTCGCGGGACTGTGTATCTGAGCTGATGTCCCGTGTGGATTTGATAGATGGGTAATTTGAGATGCGATTTGAAGGGAATAATCTTTGTGTTCACTGTTCTGTATGACGTTTGGACGAGGATGGGTGAGGGAGAATCGGGCGTCTGTGTGTAGGATGTATGCTCGTTACAGGTGTTGGGTAATGTGGCGGGGAGATGAGGATGCTGggatttggatattggatgttggatgtcGGATAttgggggtggatgggtaGGTTGGGGTTGTGAGGTCTGATAGAGGGATTGTGGTTATTCGTATGGTGTCTCGAGGTTGTATGTCTTATAATGTGGTGGAGGAagatgggatgtgatgtATGTGAATAGTAGGATTAGAGTCTGGAGTGGGTATCTAGATATATGGATATTTTGCAGACGCTTGAGATAGGTAGTTATAGTTATGTTAAGATGATCAAGAGGACTACAATAGGATATCAAAAACATGCAATACAAGTTTGAGATCACAAATGAAATCTGTTGTTCATCCTTGTCCTCCCTTTTACCCCATTGATTCTTATTCACACATCTCCAACGGCCGAGTTATCACTCGTCCATTCAAACACTTTTCCAGAGTATCATCCTATCCGCTACTTAGCTGGCACATCTCTCATACCTAATCAACGCACCATGATCTAATCCCAGTTCCATTTTCAGAGGTCTTCCCACTCCCTCCATTTCATAGCTCATCTAACCACACCtacaatttcattcttcttcttcttcttcttcttcttcttcttcttcttcttcttcttcttcttcttcttcttcttctccttattctccttcttcctctctcacctcccttcccccttcccccatTTTCCATCATGATCGAcactttctcctttctcctcaTTCCTCCCAACTTAAAGTTTCAGCAAAGTTCTTTCCTTGATATAAAGCAAGGAATACATGCCGGGAAAACAAGCAAGTCCCACAATAGCTAGGAGAATACTAGCTATGGCACCGATCTTGGGGGAGGTGGGGTACAGGGCGTCTCATTgaattgttgttgtggaAGTAAGTGGTGATGGGGATGCTAAACTTGATGGAGAGTAGAGGGAAGTAGAAGGATAGGAAGAGAGGAcaaaaatagaaagagaGAGTGACAACAATAAAATTTAAGTTGGATTTTGGTGTCTGCTGGACATGACTGCATTGAGAACTTGGAATAAAAGGTCTAATATCCTTTCAAGATTGATCGGTGATGGTGACTCGTTATATGGATTACAGTGGCTGAAATAGTGACTGAAGTATTCTTTGAGTGATTTTGAGCTCAAACTAGGTGGTTGGAGTTGGGGATAGCCAGTCAGATTGCTTGAGATGAAGTTTTGGCAAGAGTGGTCTCAGTCGTCGTAGAAAAACATTTGAAGTCAAGAAAGCAGAGAGATTAACAGAATCCAATATCTGTGTAGCAGATGCCAAACAACATGGAAAACCAAGTACATGTTGTCGTCAGAGTCAGtgaaatgtaatatatactGTTTAGGGTTACTATTTTATCATCAAGAACATCAATTATATGATTACCTTGAACCGTGTATAGCGGTTTCCTCCTTGATAATTCCCTGAACATCCGACGTGCATTGCCCTGAGCAGTTAAAAGGCGATATAACTGCAATTATTGGGACTACCAATGTTGAACTGGAGTCTTGCTCCATTGTACCCTTAGGGAGAAAAGAAGTTGCCTCAAGGCGACCAAGGAGGCTGAGGTCTAAATCTTTGGGCTTTCCGGTTTACCCTGTAGCGATGTGCTCGTACTTTGACGATACAAGGCTCAACGGATGACTGGAGGAAGTGATCAAGCCGAAGATGGGGTTTCTGCATGGAGACCCGAGATCTAGGACACACGGAAGAATGAATAGCCACGATAATCGAAGTGAAGGTGGATATGACTCTCCATTATctgttttgaaaattggTCCCAACAAGCCTGCTCACATTCACCACACCCCACAAGCACGCAGTGTTTTCTCGAAGCTATTTTCCTATGTCAGAAACGCGATGAGCTTCAACCCTTCAGCACTTCTGGGGTATGACAGGATGAACTCCTGGCAGGGCTAGAATTcacaattgaagatggatattGTGAAGAAATCTACATGGACGCCAGAGAATCCTGCCGGCGCTAAGTTAGTACAatagaaattgatttttgcGCCACAAAGACTCGGTCAAAGTTCTTCAATCATCATCCACAGACCCTCTCTCAGTAAGCCCGAAGAGAGATGCACAAACCCAATTTTGGTACAATCACGTGATCAAGCAACACAACTTGTAGGATAGGACGACTTCGACATCTACCCCACCTTCTCAACGAGTTCctaagaatttaataaataattttccATCAGGGACCTTTACGAGAGACCCTTACGACAAATCCTTTACGATTCATTGCATCCATCCGGCAGAAGAATCTCCCGTAGACTGATGATACATCATCAATTCCCAATAGTCACATAATTTCAGTGATAGCCTTGATATAACCAAAGACTGAACTGAACGTATCCttgagggaaaaaaaaagtcgtCATTGCATTTCATGGCATTCTACCAATCgttaatttaaatatttttatccTGACGCCCAATATGAGACCAgctcaaatcccaaattACTTCTCTTCTGGCCAAACGTTGTAACCGAAGGTATCCTTCATATTAACGAATCTAGTTGCTCTTCCTTCTGCGACCTTGTTGACAGCcgcaaaatcttcatcactAAGAGTGATTAATTTTGCGTTGCCGGCAATTCTTCCTGGGTTGCTGCTCTTAGGTAAAACAGCATAACCTCTCTTCAATCCCCATGCGATTAATACCTGTGCCAGCGAAGCACCATTCTTCTCTGCGATGGCATTGAGATCTTTGTTGGTAGAAACCTTTTCACCAGTACCAGGAACTTGGTCTTGGCTTCCCAATGGGGAATATGCAACTGGTACAATATCTTTCGAAAGGCAGTAGTCGATGAGCTTTTGTTGTGGAAGGAAAGGATGGATCTCGATTTGGTTAATTGTTGGCTTAACCTCAGCGAATGACAAAAGCTGCTCAATTCCCTTCTCGGTCCAGTTGGAGACACCGATAGCCTTCGCGAGTCCCTCCTTGTATAACTTCTCCATTGCTCTCCATGTTGGCTCTGGGTTTTCTGTCAAATCTTTCTTGATGACGTACTATTTTAATGTTAGAATCCTGGTCTTGCATTTGGGATTAAATGTAGTGCGGTGCTTACCTTTCCATCAGCACCGATCTTGACTGATCTGTCCTCATTCTTCTCTGCAGCAATTGGCCAGTGTACCAAGAATGCATCAATGTAAGGGGTTTGAAGCTTTTCTAACGAGTTCTTCAAGCTCCACTCGACATCTTCAGGGTCGTGGAGGTGATTCCAGACCTTTGTGACAATGAAAATGTCGGATCTCTTCACACTTGGGTTGGCAGCAAGGAACTCCTTAACGGCTGTTCCGACTTCGTTCTCATTTTGGTAGAACCAAGCACAGTCCAAATGTCTGTATCCTGCGTTCAAAGCTGCTACGACGGCCTTGTGTGTCTCTCCTACGCTACCCTCACTGGCAAATGTGCCGAAACCAAAAGCTGGCATCTGAACTCCATTGTTCAGCTTGATCAAAGGACCCGTAACTGCTGGTGCTGCCATATTGTGAAAATGTGTGTATTATTTTGAGTTGTATTGGAGGGGTAATGAAGCGGGGTATAATTCgaatgtaaaaaaaaaaatctatattgTTTTCAGGAAAGGGTGGGATGGATTAATTGTATGTTTTCCTAGGGAAGCTCCGTTAGCATATGtaagtaaatataaatcaacAGAAGCTTCTAGTCATGGCACAAACTCTGCatgatttcctttcctcggGATCGATGATTTGATTGCATATGATGTCTCGTCTCAACATGACAGAAAATGACGTATCATGCGGATTCATGCTGCTCCATGCCCCTCATAGAGTTTCTTTCCGAATTGTGCTAAGTCATGTAAAACCCACTTGAGTCAGGGTCCTGCGAGTGGATGTCCTGGTGGTGGGCAAATTGTGGGGAGGAAGGGCAGACCGACAAATAGACGTTGAGGAAACAGCCCgagtggaattggaattatCAATGATGAAGGAGTATACGTAACAAGAGGGTTGTAACTGCTGCTGTTATTCGGGCTGCTTGGCAATAGTAATAAATGCGCAGTGGAAGTTGTAGCAAATGTGGTAAAAGGGCCGTAGATCGATCGATGCCGATATGGATTCGAAGGAAACCCGATGGataaatttcctttttccttcttgcAGTGTTCCGTTCCTATCTGAGAGACGGCGACATGTGAGAGAGCATTTGTCGGCTTCAAAGGGCTACCACGTGGCTACCAAGGCTGCACAGCATTGAAAGCGTCGGGGGAGCACAACACCATAGCTAGACAACACCTAGATATGCAAATTGAACCACGATCCTATTGCATTTTTCCTTCATTTGCGTGGGAGCTCAGATGAGATGTCGCTTACTAAGCCGAAGTAAGGTTTATCCGAGCTTAAGCCAAGACACTGGTAAACCTTATTTCTGCCCCTTCATCAATGGAACCAGCGCCCGGGACCAAGAAATATATCCTCGCCCTCCCGTCCAATGTGTACAATGTCATCTGAAGCCTACCTAGTACTATCATGGACTGGATACCAGCATACTGCTTCAAATGCTCTATCCAGGGAAGACAGCAAACAAATGAAGAACAACAGTAAGAGCCAACGCATCAGTCCATTTGAAAGACCTTTCCTACCAAATCTTCAAGAGGTATCCTTCAATATTGATCGGCATCGCATGGGTACGTTATGGTAACAGTTACAGAAGCACACAGAAAAAATATGGATCAATCCCTTACCGTTTTAGAAAGCTCCCGTCGTGTATGTATAAATAATCAACTAATCGGGCATACTACGGTGTGTCTATTTTCACTTCACATTCTTTAATGTGGTCCCTCAGACGTCATGCTGGATCCCTTTCCCTTGACAACTTATCCACCCAAACGCATTCATGAATCCAAACTTTCGCAGCCTTCTCTCTGCTAGGTTATCCGATGAACCCACATTATTGCCTTATCTGAAGCacaaattttcgaaattggAAAACTAGCTGACTTCATTCGCAGACGTAACTCCACCCCCAACAAGGACAACCCGGGCAAGGACAACGGGATCCGCTTTTGATACAAAACTTTTCCGCGCCGGCCAAGGCGGCTTTGAAGATACATGCGAAGTACAGGTATTCATGTTTCAATATACTTTGACGGATCATGATTGTGGATCTTGGTGCATTCTCTTCGGTAAGTTGAAGACGATATTTCATTGCAAATACGGATCCAATCATGCAGTGCTATGAGCTCACTTCCTTCGGCGTCGGCATCAATACAAGGTCAGTTCATAACAAGTTATTCCTACTCATTCTCTAGCTTGGTTTCAAGAACCTGAATTTCAGATATATACGCTGTGCCCCCGCACTCTGCTTGTCTTCTCAACTTCATACTTCTGATTCTTCCTCGTTCCCGTCACCTTATACAgacaatcttcttttctacaCCAAAATCTTATACGTATAACTTCCAAACTTATATTTCACCATGCCTGG
The sequence above is drawn from the Botrytis cinerea B05.10 chromosome 11, complete sequence genome and encodes:
- the Bcsgt2 gene encoding Bcsgt2; this encodes MATTKQRLALSIIDFLSTSLTDGTLNEEERESIEIAQNCISESFKVDPTDGTPKDTQNLLQIYSVYESLRKSQAAAAPPKPADEKPTGKEATADEKKEAEGLKSQGNAAMAKKDYKKAIDLYSQALAVIPGNPIFLSNRAAAYSASKDHESAKADAEAAVDADPKYTKAWSRLGLAKFALGDARGAMEAYENGIEYEGNGGSDAMKKGYETAKKRVQELDATGEDDEVAERGMPGAGAGAGGMPDLASLAGMFGGGAGGGGGGMPDLSSIMSNPMFASMAQNLMSNPDALNNLMSNPRIREMANQFGAGGGGGAGGNGGGMPDLSSLMNDPSIAEMARNLGGAGRGAGAGRGAPQ